One genomic segment of Trichococcus shcherbakoviae includes these proteins:
- the pnp gene encoding polyribonucleotide nucleotidyltransferase: MSEKKVFQMDWAGRLLQVEIGQLAKQANGAVLVRYGDTVVLTAAVGSREPKDTDFFPLTVNYEEKMYSVGKIPGGFIKREGRPSENATLTARLIDRPIRPMFPEGFRNEVQITNVVMSVEQDCAPEMAAMFGSSLALAISDIPFYGPIAGVNVGRVDGEYVLNPTAPQNEASDIELTVAGSRIAINMVESSAAMVNEEDMLGALMFGHKAIQELCDFQDKIVAEVGKEKMTVKLLSLNPELVAEVTAAYGEKMTAAIMTEEKLAREAAIEDVKAEAIVFFNEKYLDDANFAKISKEVRQIVEDMEKDEVRRLITVDKIRPDGRKIDEIRSLASEVGLLPRVHGSGLFTRGQTQALSTCTLAPLGEHQIIDGLGLVDSKRFIHHYNFPQFSVGSTGRAGSPGRREIGHGALGERALKQVIPTEAEFPYTIRLVSEVLESNGSSSQASICASTLAMMDAGVPIKAPVAGIAMGLVMEGENYTVLTDIQGLEDHLGDMDFKVAGTSEGITALQMDIKIQGITEQILTEALMQAKKARMEILAELTSTIAAPREELSQYAPKIEMMQIKPDKIKVVIGKGGDTINSIIEETGVKIDIDQDGNVSIASADTAMIARAKQIIEELTHEVKVGEIYEGTVKRIEKFGAFVGITKGKDGMVHISELANERVKEVEDVLAIGDKVKVKVIEVDRQGRINLSRKALLTKEEK; this comes from the coding sequence ATGTCAGAAAAAAAAGTGTTCCAAATGGACTGGGCAGGTCGTTTGCTGCAAGTCGAAATCGGCCAATTGGCTAAGCAAGCCAATGGTGCGGTATTGGTGAGATACGGAGATACCGTTGTGCTGACGGCTGCTGTAGGTTCAAGAGAACCAAAAGATACCGATTTCTTCCCATTGACTGTGAACTATGAAGAAAAAATGTATTCAGTCGGTAAAATACCTGGAGGATTCATCAAGCGTGAAGGCCGCCCAAGTGAAAATGCAACGTTGACGGCGCGTTTGATCGACCGTCCGATCCGCCCGATGTTCCCTGAAGGATTCCGTAACGAAGTACAGATCACAAACGTTGTCATGTCAGTTGAACAGGATTGCGCGCCTGAAATGGCTGCTATGTTCGGTTCCTCGTTGGCATTGGCGATTTCCGACATTCCGTTCTACGGACCGATCGCTGGAGTCAATGTAGGCCGCGTGGATGGCGAATATGTATTGAATCCTACCGCTCCACAGAATGAAGCATCCGATATCGAATTGACCGTTGCTGGTTCAAGAATTGCCATCAACATGGTTGAGAGCAGTGCTGCAATGGTTAATGAAGAAGATATGCTTGGAGCATTGATGTTCGGCCACAAAGCGATCCAAGAATTATGCGATTTCCAAGATAAAATTGTAGCTGAAGTCGGCAAGGAAAAAATGACAGTCAAACTTTTATCTTTGAATCCTGAACTTGTAGCCGAAGTTACCGCTGCTTATGGCGAAAAAATGACGGCAGCGATCATGACAGAAGAGAAATTGGCTCGTGAAGCCGCTATTGAAGATGTGAAAGCTGAAGCAATCGTGTTCTTCAACGAAAAGTATCTGGATGACGCCAACTTTGCAAAAATCTCCAAAGAAGTCCGCCAAATCGTGGAAGACATGGAAAAAGACGAAGTGCGCCGTTTGATCACAGTCGATAAAATCCGTCCTGATGGCCGTAAAATCGACGAGATTCGTTCGTTGGCTTCAGAAGTCGGTTTATTGCCGCGCGTGCACGGTTCCGGCTTGTTCACGCGTGGACAGACGCAAGCGTTGTCCACTTGTACATTGGCTCCGCTGGGCGAACATCAGATCATCGATGGCCTGGGTCTGGTAGACAGCAAACGATTCATCCACCATTACAATTTCCCGCAATTCTCGGTCGGCAGCACCGGAAGAGCAGGAAGCCCTGGACGCCGCGAAATCGGCCATGGTGCTTTGGGTGAACGCGCATTGAAACAAGTCATCCCGACTGAAGCCGAGTTCCCATACACAATCCGTTTGGTTTCGGAAGTATTGGAATCCAATGGGTCCTCTTCACAAGCAAGCATCTGCGCCAGCACGTTGGCAATGATGGATGCCGGTGTACCGATCAAAGCGCCAGTAGCGGGTATCGCGATGGGCTTAGTGATGGAAGGCGAAAACTACACAGTCTTGACTGACATCCAAGGACTTGAAGACCACCTGGGCGACATGGACTTCAAAGTTGCCGGAACAAGCGAAGGCATCACTGCCTTGCAGATGGACATCAAAATCCAAGGAATCACAGAACAAATCCTGACTGAAGCCTTGATGCAAGCGAAAAAAGCGCGGATGGAAATCCTTGCTGAGCTGACAAGCACAATTGCAGCGCCTCGCGAAGAGTTGTCTCAATATGCTCCGAAGATCGAAATGATGCAAATCAAACCTGATAAGATCAAAGTCGTCATCGGTAAGGGCGGAGATACGATCAACAGCATCATCGAAGAAACCGGCGTGAAGATCGACATCGACCAAGACGGTAACGTGAGCATCGCTTCAGCTGATACTGCGATGATTGCCCGCGCTAAACAAATCATCGAAGAGTTGACGCATGAAGTGAAGGTCGGCGAAATCTACGAGGGCACTGTAAAACGCATCGAAAAATTCGGCGCATTCGTCGGAATCACAAAAGGCAAAGACGGCATGGTCCATATTTCCGAATTGGCCAACGAACGTGTCAAAGAAGTCGAAGACGTCCTAGCCATCGGCGACAAAGTCAAAGTCAAGGTCATCGAAGTCGATAGACAAGGCAGAATCAATCTTTCCCGTAAAGCACTATTGACTAAGGAAGAAAAATAA
- the citX gene encoding citrate lyase holo-[acyl-carrier protein] synthase — MASESIFSQGQMPTLKEVLASREQRAFFEEEISKTNANQTLISLKCNIPGPVKYNAIVRQISEIGIQEVKNAIQTNKWKVTYEKLMDLDTGPEYFVVVDTYPTTVKQAAIMIEDGSLLGQLFTISVFYLEEGKMIEVQRMEIGYEPRTCMICGDEAFECENANVHSREEIQKKIESILQEDGRVHLD, encoded by the coding sequence ATGGCGTCAGAATCTATTTTCTCACAAGGTCAAATGCCGACGCTCAAGGAAGTGTTGGCCTCAAGGGAACAACGTGCCTTTTTTGAAGAAGAAATCAGCAAGACGAACGCAAACCAGACGTTGATTTCCCTTAAATGCAATATTCCTGGACCCGTCAAGTATAATGCCATCGTAAGGCAGATTTCTGAAATCGGCATCCAAGAAGTCAAAAATGCGATCCAAACAAATAAATGGAAAGTCACCTATGAAAAATTGATGGATTTGGATACAGGCCCGGAATACTTTGTTGTCGTCGATACCTATCCGACCACCGTGAAGCAAGCAGCCATCATGATAGAAGACGGCAGTTTGCTCGGCCAGCTATTCACGATCAGCGTGTTTTATCTGGAAGAAGGCAAAATGATCGAGGTGCAGCGAATGGAAATAGGCTATGAACCGAGAACGTGCATGATTTGTGGGGACGAAGCATTCGAATGCGAAAACGCGAATGTGCACAGCAGGGAAGAAATCCAGAAAAAAATCGAATCGATTCTGCAGGAAGATGGAAGAGTCCATTTGGATTAA
- a CDS encoding aspartate-semialdehyde dehydrogenase gives MMKEYNVAIVGATGAVGEKMLGLLEKASFPIKSLKLLASKRSVGKVKTFRGQELQIEETTDDSFEGIDIALFSAGGGITKQFSPAAIKAGAIVIDNTSAFRMDPETPLVVPEVNPEDLRKHKGLIANPNCSTIQMVVALQPIREKFGLDRVIVSTYQAVSGAGLHALEELKAQTQAVLNGEEPVAKILPCGGDKKHFPIAFNALPQIDVFSEGGYTYEEWKMINETKKIMGDKDIKVSATCVRIPVMSGHSESVYFEVDDKNVSVADIWEVLKDAPGVVLQDDTANQVYPTARESVGKNETFVGRIRKDVDVDNGFHMWVVSDNLLKGAAWNSVQIAEKMIEMGLL, from the coding sequence ATGATGAAAGAGTATAATGTTGCCATTGTAGGTGCTACGGGTGCTGTTGGAGAAAAAATGCTGGGCTTGTTGGAGAAGGCTTCTTTTCCGATAAAAAGTTTGAAGCTGTTGGCTTCTAAACGGTCTGTAGGCAAAGTGAAGACTTTCCGAGGACAGGAACTGCAGATTGAAGAAACGACTGATGACTCATTTGAAGGCATCGATATTGCCTTATTCAGCGCTGGGGGCGGCATCACGAAACAATTCTCCCCTGCAGCGATCAAAGCTGGAGCCATCGTCATCGACAATACGAGTGCTTTTCGTATGGATCCGGAAACGCCATTGGTTGTTCCTGAAGTGAATCCGGAAGACTTGCGCAAACACAAAGGGCTGATCGCTAATCCAAACTGCTCCACTATTCAGATGGTTGTGGCTTTGCAACCGATCCGCGAAAAATTTGGTTTGGATCGCGTCATCGTTTCCACGTACCAAGCGGTAAGCGGAGCTGGCCTGCATGCTTTGGAAGAATTGAAAGCTCAAACCCAAGCTGTCCTGAACGGTGAAGAGCCGGTTGCGAAGATCTTGCCTTGTGGTGGCGATAAGAAGCATTTCCCGATCGCATTCAATGCTTTACCGCAAATCGATGTGTTCAGCGAAGGCGGCTACACGTATGAAGAGTGGAAAATGATCAATGAAACCAAAAAAATCATGGGCGACAAGGACATCAAAGTCTCTGCAACCTGTGTGCGCATCCCTGTAATGTCCGGACACTCGGAATCCGTCTATTTTGAAGTGGACGATAAAAACGTTTCTGTCGCAGATATCTGGGAAGTGCTGAAAGATGCTCCAGGAGTTGTGCTTCAGGATGACACAGCTAATCAAGTCTATCCTACCGCCCGCGAATCAGTCGGAAAGAATGAAACATTTGTCGGACGTATCCGTAAGGATGTGGATGTCGACAATGGGTTCCATATGTGGGTTGTTTCGGATAACCTGTTGAAGGGCGCTGCTTGGAACTCTGTGCAGATCGCTGAAAAAATGATCGAAATGGGCCTACTGTAA
- a CDS encoding ribonuclease J encodes MSKVRIISLGGVRESGKNMYLVEVDDLIFVLDCGLLYPENELLGIDVVIPDFTYLEENKNKIAGIFLTHGHADAVGALPYLLQNIDAPVFGTGLTIALAKLAVESTGLATGFEDYHVIDENTEIEFENTSVRFFRTTHTIPDSVGICVKTEEGSVVYTGDFKFDQSASPMYRTDYGKITDIGEGKVLALLSDSGDAESTTENVSDRKIEEEMLDTFINAEGRIIVSCVASNILRIQQVFDVALRANRKIFLTGPTLVETVDVAMKLGKLVLPTPDLLVNVKNINDYRDGQVLVLETGNSGEPLEALQRMSKGRHKQVNLKEGDLVYITTTPSTAMETTVAKTKNLIYRAGASVREISGTYKASGHASPNDLKLMINLLRPTYFVPVQGEYRMQAAHAQLANEVGIPFKNIFIPGKGDVIEYAKGRMSMTGQVPAGNVLIDGIGVGDIGNIVLRDRKLLSEDGIFVVVVTISRRLNKILSGPEIVSRGFVYMKASEELVKESSNIVREVVEDNLHTKDFDWAKLKQEIRDSLSRYLFEKTKRKPVILPIIMEASNYQKKS; translated from the coding sequence ATGAGTAAAGTAAGAATAATTTCTCTTGGAGGTGTGAGAGAAAGCGGTAAAAACATGTATTTGGTGGAAGTGGACGATTTAATTTTTGTATTGGATTGCGGTCTGCTCTATCCAGAAAACGAATTGTTGGGAATTGATGTTGTCATCCCAGATTTCACGTACCTGGAGGAAAACAAAAATAAGATAGCAGGTATTTTCCTGACGCATGGTCATGCGGATGCTGTAGGAGCATTGCCTTATTTACTGCAGAATATCGATGCACCTGTGTTCGGTACAGGTTTGACGATTGCGCTGGCTAAACTGGCGGTTGAGTCAACCGGATTGGCTACAGGCTTTGAGGATTACCATGTCATCGATGAGAACACTGAAATTGAATTTGAAAACACAAGCGTCCGGTTCTTCAGAACCACGCATACCATCCCTGATTCTGTAGGGATTTGTGTGAAGACGGAAGAAGGCAGTGTCGTCTATACAGGTGACTTCAAGTTTGATCAAAGCGCATCCCCGATGTATCGGACTGATTACGGCAAAATTACGGATATCGGCGAAGGCAAGGTATTGGCGCTATTGAGCGATTCCGGAGATGCCGAATCAACTACGGAAAATGTCAGCGACCGCAAGATTGAGGAAGAAATGCTTGATACCTTCATCAATGCTGAGGGACGCATCATCGTGTCCTGTGTCGCAAGCAACATTTTGCGCATTCAGCAAGTTTTTGATGTCGCTCTCCGAGCTAATCGCAAGATCTTTTTGACAGGACCGACTTTGGTTGAAACAGTCGATGTCGCCATGAAACTAGGGAAACTAGTCTTGCCGACTCCCGATCTGCTTGTGAACGTAAAAAACATCAATGATTACCGTGATGGTCAAGTCTTGGTTCTGGAAACCGGCAACAGCGGTGAACCATTGGAAGCATTGCAACGGATGTCCAAAGGCAGACATAAGCAAGTGAACCTTAAAGAAGGCGATTTGGTTTACATCACGACTACGCCTTCCACAGCGATGGAAACAACAGTCGCGAAAACCAAGAATCTGATTTACCGCGCCGGTGCCTCAGTGCGGGAAATATCGGGAACATACAAAGCATCCGGACATGCTTCGCCGAACGATCTGAAATTGATGATCAACCTGCTAAGACCTACGTATTTCGTGCCTGTCCAAGGCGAGTACCGGATGCAGGCTGCACATGCCCAGTTGGCGAATGAAGTCGGCATTCCGTTCAAAAACATATTCATCCCCGGAAAAGGCGACGTCATCGAATATGCGAAAGGCCGTATGAGTATGACAGGGCAGGTCCCAGCCGGGAATGTACTGATCGATGGAATCGGCGTCGGCGATATCGGCAATATTGTCCTGCGCGACCGCAAACTGTTGTCGGAAGATGGCATCTTCGTTGTCGTTGTGACGATCTCCAGAAGATTGAACAAAATTTTGTCAGGTCCGGAAATTGTTTCGCGCGGTTTCGTCTACATGAAGGCGAGCGAAGAGCTCGTCAAGGAAAGTTCGAATATCGTCCGGGAAGTAGTGGAAGACAATCTGCATACGAAAGACTTTGATTGGGCCAAGTTGAAACAAGAGATACGTGATTCGTTGAGCCGTTATCTTTTTGAGAAGACGAAGCGCAAACCGGTCATTTTACCGATCATCATGGAAGCATCCAATTATCAGAAGAAGAGCTGA
- a CDS encoding energy-coupled thiamine transporter ThiT, with the protein MGSNSTKAWVEAALFAVLAIALAYVVMPFGEYTIVFALLPLLFVSLRRGILLGLVSGTLTGLVLIMLKGEGMDVAADILTQAAPFVFVGIAGFFAKFTQRTLNNKRFPNAALNIVTASFFGTLVYFVWALISDIFLSEEAVPAGVSAFAHFLPGQALSFAATFGVSAVVLVLIAKFAPKAYIPKGSRFLSRKEKSKLLND; encoded by the coding sequence ATGGGTTCTAATAGTACGAAGGCTTGGGTCGAGGCAGCTCTGTTTGCTGTCCTCGCGATCGCCTTGGCATATGTGGTCATGCCATTTGGAGAATACACTATTGTTTTTGCTTTGTTGCCGTTGCTTTTCGTTTCCCTCCGCAGAGGAATATTGCTTGGACTGGTTTCAGGAACGCTGACCGGCCTCGTTCTGATTATGCTCAAAGGAGAGGGAATGGATGTTGCCGCAGATATCCTGACCCAAGCGGCGCCATTCGTTTTCGTGGGCATCGCCGGTTTTTTCGCGAAGTTCACGCAACGCACGTTGAACAATAAACGTTTCCCGAATGCAGCCTTGAATATAGTGACGGCATCCTTTTTCGGAACGCTTGTCTATTTTGTTTGGGCGCTGATTTCGGACATATTCCTCAGCGAGGAAGCAGTTCCTGCTGGCGTTTCTGCCTTTGCGCATTTCCTTCCGGGACAGGCGTTATCGTTTGCGGCAACTTTTGGCGTCAGCGCAGTTGTTCTGGTGTTGATCGCAAAATTCGCTCCTAAAGCGTACATTCCAAAAGGCAGCCGTTTCTTGAGCAGAAAAGAAAAATCGAAACTATTAAATGATTAA
- the cls gene encoding cardiolipin synthase — protein MSIWSMIFTAIIILNTIGAIITVFKEKRDVAATWAWLLTLNLLPVAGFIIYLFIGKKMSKENIYDMRTQKSLGMSQLAKVQIEMLEDEDLAQGLVETDYAQKTAILFLESDESILTKGNKLEIFKTGEGVFDALVQDIYKAEDHVHMLYYTFRSDELGKRILAALEDRAAAGVEVLVVYDAMGCRGNDPRFFKNLEKLGGRTEVFFGSKIPFVNLRMNYRNHRKIMVVDAKVAYLGGFNIGDEYLGKGELGEWRDTHMKIEGNAVLTLQSRFFMDWNAVAKPKNRKDYAEAYFPIADKKGDTAMQIVASGPDDEDQTIKMGFLKMISQAKESIYIQTPYFIPDESLHEMLKIAALSGVSVKIMIPSKPDHPFVYRATEYFSKDIIEYGAEVYMYQNGFLHSKVMVVDDEIVSLGTANMDVRSFKLNFEINAFIYDREVAAELIANFEEDQEKCIRATHDYFAKQSKGRKFKQAFSRLLSPIL, from the coding sequence ATGAGTATTTGGTCAATGATATTTACGGCAATCATCATTTTAAATACAATCGGTGCAATCATCACCGTCTTCAAAGAAAAAAGAGACGTTGCTGCCACTTGGGCATGGTTGTTGACGTTAAACCTGCTTCCGGTGGCGGGTTTCATCATCTATCTCTTTATAGGGAAAAAGATGTCAAAAGAAAACATCTATGATATGCGCACGCAAAAAAGCTTGGGTATGTCCCAGTTGGCGAAGGTCCAGATTGAGATGCTGGAGGATGAAGATTTGGCGCAAGGTTTGGTCGAAACCGACTATGCACAAAAAACAGCCATCCTGTTCCTGGAAAGTGATGAATCCATTTTGACTAAGGGGAACAAACTTGAAATATTCAAGACCGGTGAAGGTGTGTTTGATGCGCTCGTTCAGGACATCTACAAAGCTGAAGATCATGTGCATATGCTTTATTACACTTTTCGCTCAGACGAGTTGGGGAAACGCATTCTGGCGGCTTTGGAAGACAGGGCAGCAGCCGGTGTGGAAGTTCTGGTCGTTTACGACGCGATGGGTTGCAGAGGGAACGACCCAAGATTTTTCAAAAACCTTGAAAAATTAGGCGGAAGGACGGAAGTATTTTTTGGGTCAAAAATACCTTTCGTCAACTTGCGGATGAATTATCGTAATCACCGCAAAATAATGGTGGTGGACGCCAAAGTTGCTTATCTTGGCGGTTTCAATATCGGCGATGAGTATTTGGGGAAAGGCGAACTCGGTGAATGGCGGGATACGCATATGAAGATAGAAGGCAATGCGGTCCTGACGCTTCAAAGCCGATTCTTCATGGATTGGAATGCAGTTGCCAAGCCCAAGAATCGGAAAGATTATGCAGAGGCCTATTTCCCGATTGCCGATAAAAAAGGCGATACAGCCATGCAGATTGTGGCAAGCGGGCCGGATGACGAAGATCAGACCATCAAAATGGGTTTCTTGAAGATGATCAGCCAAGCCAAAGAATCGATCTACATACAGACACCTTATTTTATACCTGATGAGAGTCTGCACGAAATGCTCAAAATTGCGGCTTTATCCGGTGTAAGCGTCAAAATCATGATCCCTTCGAAGCCGGATCATCCTTTCGTCTACCGGGCAACGGAATATTTTTCCAAAGACATCATAGAGTACGGTGCTGAAGTCTATATGTACCAGAACGGTTTCCTGCATTCAAAGGTGATGGTGGTCGACGATGAAATTGTATCGTTAGGCACGGCAAATATGGATGTACGCAGCTTCAAACTGAATTTTGAGATCAATGCCTTTATTTACGATCGTGAAGTGGCCGCGGAATTGATTGCGAATTTTGAAGAAGATCAGGAAAAGTGCATACGCGCAACTCATGATTACTTCGCGAAACAATCGAAAGGCCGGAAATTCAAGCAGGCTTTTTCCAGATTGCTTTCGCCGATACTTTAG